CGGGCGGAATTATCCGCCACGGAGCAGGCCCACCGAGGAGAAATCATGGACACTCGAGTATTGCAGAGTATTGTTGGTTTGACTGATGTTCGCAAGAAGTTTGAGCTGTTACTGAAGAACGGTTACGCGAAAGAAGCGGCCGAGTTCTTGCTTGAACTGGCTACGAATGGCACGGCTTTTTGTTGGCTTTCTGTGGGTCAAGTAAGAATTGCAAATCCGCTTGGCGATGAGTTTTGTCAAGAAAAGAGCGGTTCTGCAATTTCCAGTGTGGTGTTTGTTTTTCGGAGGGAAATTGGGAAAGGATTTTTCCCTCTTGATGACCAAGAACAAAAATCAGAATCAGAACTTTCAATTCGGTTAGTCAGCTTGGTGCCGATGTTGGAAAAGGCCGGTTTGACTGAAACTTGTCGCGTTGTCGCAATGGAGATCGTAAAGGCTGTGTTGGAAAATACCGTCAAACACGATCCGCGCGGTGAAGAAAGTCCTGCCAACTATTGGAATGTAGTGGGAACTACTGCGACGGCGCGGGAACTTTGGCCGGTCGGTCAGCGGAATCTGGAAAACAATTCGTTGGCTTTTCAGGTCGAAATTTGGCAAGCACGTTTTCACTTTTTTGTCGGTGATCTTGGCCCGTTAACACAGCAAGTTTTACCGTCATTGGATGATGGTTACCGTGGAACGTTGGAAACGTACCAACAGCTCGATTGGTTGGTCGATTATCTGCAGGAATGCGGATGGACCATCGAGCAAGTTTGCCAAGAGTTTATCGATTGGCTGGAACGGCACGCGGAACATAATTTGAACAATCAGGTTTTTGTGGCCGTGGCCGGTTCCGCGCGTTTGCAGTACGGACTGTCTTTGTCGAAAGCTCACTTCGCGCTTCACAAACGTCTCGAATTCTGCTGGCGACAGTTGTGCAACGAGGATCCAAGAGTACTTTCGTTAGAGATGTTTGTTCAACTGGGACGGCTTGGCTTGTTTAGTAAAGATGACGCCAGTTTTTTCCTGCGCGAACTCACGGATTTGTTGGCGCGGGGAAGAGTGGCGTTAACGGCGCAGATTGTACGCGTACTTTGTTCTCTAACCTCGGTTGGTTTATGTCAATGTTTTTCAGGGCCTTATAGCGCGTTGAAAAAAACAGTGTTGGCGGAATTGGGAGAGCTTGCTCCCGAAGCCTTCGATCTGGCAATAGAAAGGCAAGCGTTCGGCGTTGCCGCCGCGCTTGGCCAGCACTTCAACTGTGTGGATGAGGCAGCTTTACGCCTCGAGGCCAACAGATCATTGCGAGCGAAATTGGACGAGATCATTCCCGGTCCAGAAACGATGAAAAGCGCAGATCGAGAAGAAGTGCTCCTTTACGCGCTTGATGGTACCTGTCCTTCCATCGGAGACGAAGAAGATTGCTCGGACGCCACTCCCGAACTGATTGTCATGGGAATGCCGGGGAAGGGTTGGAATGGCACCTTGACTCACGAGCAAGCGGAAAAGTATTTCGACGTGCGTGCACAGCGCGACGAATTGCTCAAGACTTTGGTTGAGATTCGCAAAACCGTGATCAAAGGATCGGTCGAAACGGCACTCGCGCTGGAAATGCCGATCGCGTTGGAAGTCGTAACGCTTCTGTAGTCAGTCGTAGTAGGTTAGTAGTTTGACCCGCATGGTTCTTTGGAACTATGCGGTTTTTTGTATTTGGCAGATGATTCGTAGGGGAGCACGTCCCCGTGCTCCCGCAATAAAACGATATCAGTTTGTCACTCGGATAATTACTTTTTGTATAATTCTAAGTAGTATTTATACATAGCACCGATATTGCTGGTAGGTATTTGTTTTATCACAGAATAAGCTGAGAAATGATTCTTGTTCAAAACTATCGGATTTCCATCCGATACTTTTATTAGATACCCGGTTGATAAATCTTGTCTATTATTTTCCGTATTAAATTTGCCTACAAACTGACTGAGCATTATTTTATCTTTTGGATTGATATTTAAACCAACCTCTTGTTGGGCGATTCTTGTAAGTGTGGCATCTATACTTTCTCCCTTTAACATCCGCAAACCAGGGAGTGCCCATTGATTTTTGTATGGAGCGATTTTTCGCTTTACCAAAATTACTCCTTCATCGCCGTATTCAATAATAAGATCAAAGGTGGGAATAACAGCCCATTCCAAAATTAGATCAAATATTTCATTGGGGGCAAAACCCTTGTACTCCTTCATTACTATTTCTGTTTTTGTATAGATTCGATAACCAAACGGACATTCGGATTTTCTGAAGGAACGATATTGATTTTTCCCTTTCCATAAGTTTCTTCCAGACCGTGAAAAAACTCATCAGCCCACGACGGAGTAATAACGGTTACTTGGCTAAAATCAAGTTCAATTTGTTCTTTTGTATCTTTTGGGATTGTGTATGCTTGCGCGGCCAATAGCGCTTCGCGGCCAGCCGGTCGCGAAATCAAAAACTTGCCAAATTTACTCATATCGAT
This window of the bacterium genome carries:
- a CDS encoding NUDIX domain-containing protein codes for the protein MKEYKGFAPNEIFDLILEWAVIPTFDLIIEYGDEGVILVKRKIAPYKNQWALPGLRMLKGESIDATLTRIAQQEVGLNINPKDKIMLSQFVGKFNTENNRQDLSTGYLIKVSDGNPIVLNKNHFSAYSVIKQIPTSNIGAMYKYYLELYKK
- a CDS encoding STAS-like domain-containing protein — encoded protein: MRIDMSKFGKFLISRPAGREALLAAQAYTIPKDTKEQIELDFSQVTVITPSWADEFFHGLEETYGKGKINIVPSENPNVRLVIESIQKQK